A region from the Triticum urartu cultivar G1812 chromosome 1, Tu2.1, whole genome shotgun sequence genome encodes:
- the LOC125540621 gene encoding general transcription and DNA repair factor IIH subunit TFB5-like, with the protein MVNAIKGLFISCDIPMAQFIVNMNASMPASEKFIVHILDPTHMFIQPNMGDYIKSKMAEFRDQNSYEKPT; encoded by the exons ATGGTTAATGCAATCAAGGGGCTGTTCATCTCCTG TGATATACCAATGGCTCAGTTCATTGTTAATATGAATGCGTCAATGCCCGCATCGGAGAAGTTCATCGTGCACATTCTTGACCCCACACACATGTTTATCCAGCCTAATATGGGAGATTACATCAAAAGTAAGATGGCGGAGTTCAGAGATCAGAACAGCTACGAGAAGCCAACATGA
- the LOC125543271 gene encoding cysteine protease XCP1-like has protein sequence MAPKLSVAVLLLCVGVCVARNSDFSIVGYSEEDLSSHDRLIELFEKWLAKHQKAYASFEEKLHRFEVFKDNLKLIDEINREVTSYWLGLNEFADLTHDEFKAAYLGLSPPPASRSSSRSFRYEDLSAHDLPKEVDWRKKGAVTDVKNQGQCGSCWAFSTVAAVEGINAIVTGNLTALSEQELIDCSVDGNSGCNGGMMDYAFSYIASSGGLHTEEAYPYLMEEGSCGDGKKSESEAVSISGYEDVPAKDEQALIKALAHQPVSVAIEASGRHFQFYSGGVFDGPCGAHLDHGVAAVGYGSDKGKGHDYIIVKNSWGAKWGEKGYIRMKRGTGKGEGLCGINKMASYPTKDN, from the exons ATGGCTCCCAAGCTCTCGGTTGCTGTTCTTCTCCTCTGTGTCGGCGTGTGCGTGGCTCGCAACAGCGACTTCTCCATCGTCGGCTACTCGGAGGAGGACCTGTCGTCGCACGACAGGCTCATCGAGCTGTTCGAGAAGTGGCTGGCCAAGCACCAGAAGGCGTACGCGAGCTTCGAGGAGAAGCTGCACCGGTTCGAGGTGTTCAAGGACAACCTGAAGCTCATCGACGAGATCAACCGGGAGGTGACCAGCTACTGGCTTGGTCTCAATGAGTTCGCCGACCTCACCCACGACGAGTTCAAGGCCGCCTACCTTGGCCTCAGCCCTCCTCCGGCTAGCCGGAGCAGTAGCCGGAGCTTCAGGTACGAGGACTTGTCTGCCCACGACTTGCCGAAGGAGGTTGACTGGAGGAAGAAGGGCGCGGTGACGGACGTGAAGAACCAGGGGCAGTGCGGCAGCTGCTGGGCATTCTCGACCGTGGCGGCGGTGGAGGGGATCAACGCGATCGTGACGGGCAACCTGACGGCGCTATCGGAGCAGGAGCTCATCGACTGCAGCGTCGACGGCAACAGTGGCTGCAACGGCGGTATGATGGACTATGCCTTCTCCTACATCGCCTCCAGCGGCGGCCTCCACACCGAGGAGGCCTATCCGTACCTTATGGAGGAAGGCAGCTGCGGCGACGGCAAGAAGAGTGAGTCTGAGGCGGTGTCGATCAGCGGCTACGAGGACGTGCCGGCAAAGGACGAGCAGGCGCTGATCAAGGCGCTCGCACACCAGCCCGTCTCCGTCGCCATTGAGGCCTCCGGCAGGCACTTCCAGTTCTACAGCGGG GGGGTTTTCGATGGTCCGTGCGGCGCGCATCTGGATCACGGGGTGGCGGCGGTCGGGTACGGGTCGGACAAGGGCAAGGGGCACGACTACATCATTGTGAAGAACTCGTGGGGAGCCAAGTGGGGCGAGAAGGGGTACATCAGGATGAAGAGGGGCACCGGCAAGGGCGAGGGCCTCTGCGGCATCAACAAGATGGCCTCCTACCCAACCAAGGACAACTGA